A genomic segment from Deinococcus sp. YIM 77859 encodes:
- a CDS encoding SCO family protein: MKWLTAALLTLAAVLGGLLLFRSFAPLPTGGTALDAPVTLPALRLVDDRGQATTLNDSGGKLRLVFYGFVRCPDVCPATLAALKNIYAGLRPEQRERVQVQLITVDPDYDRPKVLRDYLNRFDPAFTGLTGNAATIDEAARVMFVTNVKPQPAPQSHTGHTEQHGHEAQTTELRAGANVAARIHGDQVSVVDPQGRFVRVYNNAEVIGGALEHDLPALLRLYSR, encoded by the coding sequence ATGAAGTGGCTTACGGCGGCGCTCCTTACCCTGGCGGCGGTTTTGGGAGGTCTCCTGCTTTTCCGCAGCTTTGCCCCGCTTCCCACCGGCGGTACGGCGCTGGACGCACCGGTCACGCTGCCTGCGCTCCGGCTGGTGGACGACCGGGGACAGGCCACCACCCTCAACGACTCAGGCGGAAAACTGCGGCTGGTGTTCTACGGCTTTGTCCGCTGCCCGGACGTCTGCCCGGCAACGCTGGCCGCCCTCAAGAACATCTATGCGGGCCTCAGGCCGGAGCAGCGGGAGCGGGTGCAGGTGCAACTGATCACGGTGGACCCGGACTATGACCGCCCAAAGGTGCTGCGCGACTATCTGAACCGCTTCGACCCCGCCTTTACCGGCCTGACGGGAAACGCTGCCACCATCGATGAGGCGGCGCGGGTTATGTTTGTGACCAACGTCAAGCCGCAACCTGCCCCGCAAAGCCATACAGGCCACACAGAACAGCACGGCCACGAGGCCCAGACCACCGAGCTTCGGGCTGGAGCCAACGTGGCCGCCCGAATCCACGGCGACCAGGTGAGCGTGGTGGACCCGCAGGGCCGTTTCGTGCGCGTGTACAACAACGCCGAAGTGATCGGGGGGGCTCTCGAGCACGACCTACCGGCCCTGCTGCGCCTCTACAGCCGCTGA
- the ruvB gene encoding Holliday junction branch migration DNA helicase RuvB, which yields MTESLDAALRPKSLAEYVGQARLKEKLSVYLQAAKGRREALDHTLLFGPPGLGKTTLAHIIAYELGVNIRVTSGPAIEKPGDLAAILTNSLEEGDVLFIDEIHRLGRVAEEHLYPAMEDFKLDIVLGQGPAARTIELPLPRFTLVGATTRPGLITAPMRSRFGIIEHLEYYTPEEIGINLLRDARLLGFGLSEEAAIEIGARSRGTMRIAKRLLRRVRDYADVAGETTIELARAQDALDRLGLDTAGLDERDKKYLETLIHRFAGGPVGVDTLATAISEDALTLEDVYEPYLIQLGFIKRTPRGRVATAHAYDHLGLPVGQADEGLGLYTN from the coding sequence ATGACCGAATCGCTCGACGCCGCCCTGCGCCCCAAAAGCCTTGCGGAGTACGTGGGCCAGGCGCGGCTCAAAGAGAAGCTCAGCGTGTACCTTCAGGCGGCCAAAGGCCGACGGGAGGCGCTGGATCATACGCTGCTTTTTGGGCCGCCCGGCCTGGGCAAAACCACCCTGGCCCACATCATCGCCTACGAATTGGGCGTCAATATCCGGGTGACTTCGGGACCTGCCATCGAAAAGCCCGGGGACCTCGCCGCCATCCTCACCAATTCGCTGGAGGAGGGCGACGTGCTCTTTATCGACGAGATTCACCGGTTGGGCCGAGTGGCCGAAGAGCACCTTTATCCGGCGATGGAGGATTTCAAGCTGGATATCGTGCTGGGGCAGGGCCCAGCAGCCCGCACCATCGAGCTGCCGCTGCCGCGCTTTACTCTGGTGGGCGCAACGACCCGTCCCGGCCTGATCACCGCGCCCATGCGCTCACGCTTCGGGATTATCGAGCACCTGGAGTACTACACGCCGGAGGAAATCGGCATCAACCTGCTGCGCGATGCCCGCCTGCTGGGCTTCGGGCTGAGCGAGGAAGCGGCCATCGAGATCGGCGCGCGCTCGCGCGGCACCATGCGCATTGCCAAACGGCTGCTGCGCCGGGTGCGCGACTATGCCGACGTGGCGGGCGAGACCACCATCGAACTTGCCCGCGCGCAGGACGCCCTGGACCGGCTGGGCCTGGACACAGCGGGCCTCGACGAGCGTGACAAGAAGTACCTCGAAACGTTGATTCACCGCTTTGCAGGCGGCCCAGTCGGCGTGGATACGCTCGCCACCGCCATCAGCGAGGACGCCCTGACGCTGGAGGACGTGTACGAGCCCTACCTCATTCAGCTCGGCTTCATCAAGCGCACCCCACGTGGGCGCGTCGCCACCGCGCACGCCTACGACCACCTCGGGCTACCCGTGGGCCAAGCAGACGAGGGGCTGGGGCTCTACACGAACTGA
- a CDS encoding ArsC/Spx/MgsR family protein, with protein MTAPQVQMFGLKKSAATRAAERFFKERRVKVQFVDLGQRPIARGELARFVQKFGLNALLDTGSKAYERSNLAYLRTTEEGLIARILETPELLRLPLVRGGKVLTVGEDPEGWARMLEGPRS; from the coding sequence ATGACCGCCCCACAAGTCCAGATGTTCGGCCTCAAGAAAAGTGCCGCCACCCGTGCCGCCGAGAGATTTTTCAAGGAGCGGCGGGTCAAGGTGCAGTTCGTGGACCTCGGGCAAAGGCCCATCGCCCGTGGCGAACTCGCCCGCTTTGTCCAGAAGTTCGGCCTCAACGCGCTGCTGGACACCGGAAGCAAGGCGTACGAGCGCAGCAACCTCGCCTACCTCCGCACCACCGAGGAAGGCCTCATCGCCCGGATCCTCGAGACGCCGGAGCTGCTGCGCCTGCCGCTGGTGCGCGGCGGCAAGGTGCTCACGGTGGGGGAAGACCCGGAGGGCTGGGCGCGGATGCTGGAGGGCCCGAGAAGCTAG
- a CDS encoding molybdopterin oxidoreductase family protein, which translates to MAAFTREVLLTCPLDCPDACRLRVTLSRGEDGVEWAVKLTGDPSHPYTKGFACAKTVHYPARQHHPQRPLYPLRRVNPKTDPEPRFERVTWDEALDDIAARLQTLLNTRGPSAILRYNYAGTMGLMEGSHAHALWRALGTPELDETICATAGTAAWALGYGARYGVDPLDVPHARLIVLWGINALSTHSHLTPQMTAARKAGARILHIDPYRNRTSQYADTHLKLKPGTDAALALGVMHELFAHGWTDEAYIREATQGVEELREAAQEWTPERTAQVTGLSVEEVRDLAHAIGTTRPTYIRVGYGMTRHEHGGTNLRAVTLIPALTGDWRYRGGGVVLSTSGAFPLNRSRLGGAHLIREDVPHVNMNELASALAPEAGLGALIVYNTNPAVVAPDTQRVRAGLARNDLLLVVLEQAMTETARLADYVLPATTFMEHPDVYTSYGHHWLGYNPAVLPAPGEARPNSWVFQQLARRLGVTEPSVYWTVDELLAELLNTSHPYLAGITPERLKAEGSVRLTLPDPFLPYAHGAQTPSGRVQLAPAPRYREPRAVLNAEYPLRLLTPPAHHFLNSTYGNLPNLTRAEGSEPHVLIHPADAEAYALADGEYAVIKSEVGQATRRVKVTEAAQPGVAVVEGTWWGLSAPDGTSINAVTAQTLTDLGGGSTFHNTRVRVEPVLPQEEPRPSAQRLLAR; encoded by the coding sequence ATGGCCGCCTTCACCCGTGAAGTTCTCCTCACCTGCCCGCTCGACTGCCCGGATGCCTGCCGCTTAAGGGTCACCCTCAGCCGCGGTGAGGACGGCGTGGAGTGGGCCGTGAAGCTGACGGGCGACCCGAGTCATCCCTATACCAAGGGCTTTGCCTGTGCCAAGACGGTGCACTACCCAGCTCGGCAACACCACCCACAGCGGCCGCTGTACCCGTTGCGGCGGGTGAATCCCAAAACGGACCCCGAGCCCCGCTTTGAGCGCGTGACCTGGGATGAGGCTCTGGACGATATCGCGGCCCGCCTGCAAACCCTGCTGAACACCCGTGGCCCCTCGGCCATCTTGCGCTACAACTACGCGGGCACGATGGGCCTGATGGAGGGTTCACACGCTCACGCCCTGTGGCGTGCGCTGGGCACCCCAGAACTGGACGAGACGATCTGCGCGACCGCGGGTACGGCGGCCTGGGCGCTGGGCTACGGCGCCCGCTACGGCGTCGATCCCCTGGATGTGCCGCATGCTCGCCTGATCGTGCTGTGGGGCATCAACGCCCTCAGCACCCACAGCCACCTCACGCCGCAGATGACCGCTGCCCGTAAGGCGGGAGCGCGCATTCTCCACATCGATCCGTACCGCAACCGCACCAGCCAGTACGCGGATACCCACCTCAAGCTGAAGCCCGGCACCGATGCCGCTCTTGCCCTGGGTGTGATGCACGAGCTCTTCGCGCACGGCTGGACCGACGAGGCGTACATCCGGGAGGCGACGCAGGGCGTGGAGGAGCTGCGCGAGGCGGCGCAGGAGTGGACCCCCGAACGCACCGCCCAGGTCACCGGCCTGAGTGTGGAGGAGGTCCGCGACCTCGCCCACGCCATCGGCACCACCCGGCCGACCTACATCCGGGTGGGCTACGGCATGACCCGGCACGAGCACGGCGGTACCAATCTGCGCGCCGTGACCCTGATTCCGGCTCTGACCGGCGACTGGCGGTACCGGGGCGGAGGCGTGGTGCTGAGCACCAGCGGGGCCTTCCCGCTCAACCGCTCGCGGCTGGGCGGGGCACACTTGATTCGTGAGGACGTGCCGCACGTCAACATGAATGAGCTCGCCAGCGCCCTCGCTCCCGAGGCTGGCCTGGGTGCCCTGATCGTCTACAACACCAACCCGGCCGTGGTGGCGCCCGACACTCAGCGGGTACGGGCCGGGCTGGCGCGGAATGACCTGCTGCTCGTCGTGCTGGAACAGGCGATGACCGAAACGGCGCGGCTGGCGGACTACGTGCTGCCCGCCACCACCTTTATGGAACACCCCGACGTGTACACCAGCTACGGCCACCACTGGCTGGGCTACAACCCCGCCGTGTTGCCGGCACCCGGCGAGGCTCGCCCGAACAGCTGGGTGTTTCAGCAGCTTGCCCGCCGCCTAGGTGTCACCGAGCCCAGCGTGTACTGGACGGTGGACGAGCTGCTGGCCGAACTGCTGAACACCAGTCACCCGTACCTGGCGGGCATCACGCCTGAACGCCTGAAGGCGGAGGGCAGTGTGCGTCTGACGCTCCCCGATCCCTTCTTGCCCTATGCCCACGGCGCGCAGACACCCAGCGGCCGAGTGCAGCTCGCGCCCGCGCCGAGGTACCGCGAACCGCGGGCGGTGCTCAACGCCGAGTATCCCCTGCGCCTGCTGACTCCCCCGGCCCACCACTTCCTCAACAGCACCTACGGCAACCTCCCCAACCTCACCCGCGCCGAGGGAAGCGAACCGCACGTGCTGATCCACCCCGCCGACGCGGAAGCCTACGCCCTGGCCGACGGTGAATACGCCGTGATCAAAAGTGAGGTGGGGCAGGCCACCCGCCGCGTCAAGGTGACGGAGGCGGCTCAGCCCGGCGTCGCCGTCGTGGAGGGGACGTGGTGGGGCCTCAGCGCCCCGGACGGCACCAGCATCAATGCCGTCACCGCGCAGACGCTCACCGATCTGGGCGGGGGAAGCACCTTTCACAACACCCGCGTTCGGGTCGAACCGGTGTTGCCCCAGGAGGAACCCCGCCCGAGCGCCCAGCGTCTGCTGGCCCGCTAG